The Lepidochelys kempii isolate rLepKem1 chromosome 2, rLepKem1.hap2, whole genome shotgun sequence genomic interval GCCCCTGGGACATCACACTGGCTCGGTCGTTGCGTCGAAAGAAGGCTCTTTGTCTCCTTGCTACACGGGGTGGTGGTTTGGTCCTCAGCACGTGCAGAAACATATGGGAAGAAAATAATCAAAGCCCCGCTATAAcctttccactgacttgaatgaGGCCTCCCAAAGAGCAACGACATGTTTCATGGCCCACATATAGGCTTTATACGTGCAGGGATCGGTGTCAATTGTGTACAAACGGGTTACACGGGGGAAGGTTTCTAACACCCGAAGTGCTAGGAAACCTGACTGGTTTCTTTCCCCATGTCTTATCCAGATTTTCGAAGATGGTCGCTTGagccattttatagatgggaaaggAGCCTCCGGAAACTGGATGTCCTTAGTAAACTGTGCCAGGTTCCCAGAGGAGCAGAATTTGACAGCTATTCAGTGCCAAGGCCACATATTTTATGAAAGCTGCAAAGAAATCTTACCCAACCAGGAGCTGCTGGTGTGGTATGGAGACTGTTATCTGCAGTTCCTGGGCATCCCCATCAGTTTGAAAGGGGCGGCAGAAGGAAAGGGACCCCAGCAACAACCCGAAGGTCAGTGcctgcacagagccctgtggaaagGGTTGTTATCATCGGCCTGTGGACCTGTACATTCTTTGTCAAAGTCAGTGATTATTTCGTTGTGATTATAATCACACAGCTGATTGTGTTCTGAATGTTTCATTTCGCTTTTGCTTAGAACAAAACCATTTAAAGTGAGTTGCAAACCATTGCAGATTCCATTTGTGTAAGAATCTCTATGCCTATTTCCAGTTATTTTACATGCATTTCAATCTccggtaaaaagaaaaggaggacttgtggcaccttagagataaattggttagtctctagggtgccacaagtcctccttttctttttgcgaatacagactaacacggctgttactctgaaatctccggTAAATAAATTAAGCCCTTTCCAACCTTTTCAGGGGGTGACAAGTTCTGCGTCCAATTCTCTACAGGGCAGAAACTTTCTACACGATTTAGTTTAAATAGCCCCATTAGATTAAAGACCATTAAAAGTCAAGGAAAAGGATCCATCCTTCCACTCCTTCACTTATTTGTTGAGATCTTAAAATCCCGAGACAGAAATTCCCTGGAGGGGCTGAGAAGGCTGAATATTTATGACCAGGGTAGCTACCGGCTCTGCGCAAAACTGCTCTGTGTGAAGTTTGCAACCGACTCAGATCGCAAAACAGGGATACAAAACCAACAGCCAGCTCCCCAGACTTCACGCCGTTTACTTCGGGGTTGCAGTCTTAGTTTTAATTTGCTCTCGGAATTTGTATTGTGAACAAAAGATGTAATTTAGCACATAAAATTTCTACAAATGGTGATTTCTGCCCGCAGAGAACTTGGAAACTAAGTAACTCGTGGTTGGGGAATACGGTCCCGTTCTTAATcttaaaatcagtggcaaaattcccccATTGGCTATAATCGGCCTGAGTCAGAAAGGAAACCAGAAATACAGACGATATTTGCCTGCTTTAAACATTCTGGCTCGCTTGGCCCCACACGTTATTACCGTTGTGATCTTAAGTTGTAATTTTCACATTCACGTTTTTCCTAAAGGGGGCAGACAGTTTGGAGTCCCAAATCCTTCACAGTAATCAGATGGTGCCGGGAAAGATGTGGTGTCAGAAAAGAAGCTGTCTTGTAGGGAAGACAGGATTCCAAAGCGAATAAATAAAAGAGATCAGTTTTAGGTAGCAACACTGTATTCTATAGAAAAAATGTTGCAttcatatatatacatatgtcAGAATGATACTGTATGAATGTATCAGGGAGACAGAATCACTGAAGAATGGTCCAACTGACCGCAGCAAGAACAAAAGGAAGTGATTCTGTGGACCTCTGAGTATCTAGTTAAGGTTGTTTAACCCTGACAGAGGATTCCATTTTAAGGCTTGACTCAAGAATACTATTTTGGATTTGTAACCAGGGGAGGAATTGATACTGAAGTACTTTTGTCATAGGGAGGAAACCAAGGAAATTGTTAAGATCTGTTTAAAAGACAGTTGAAACTTTGAGTCTGAGAACAAAACCACACACTTGTGTAGTACATAATTTACATTACTTTTAAAACTTTAAGCAACATATGCAAAGTGATTTTTAAGTGGCAAATGAAACACACATTGCCAATATCAATATTAGTAAGTATATAACCAAACCGATTTATCATGGGTGGGGGGCTACTTTATGTTGCAAGAGTTCAAGTTTGCTTGGTCAGATATTAATGTGCAGTAGTTGTTTTACTTGGGGTGTGCATTCGGACAAGGAATGGAGATCTCCGTTTAGGGGTGAAAGCCTgaccccattggagtcaatggcaaacGCCCAGtggtttcagtggggccaggatttcactcaagaCATATTTGTCTGCGCCACACTCTTGTAAATATGGTAAAATGTAAGACCACAAAAAGGAAATTCACGAAGGTGCTTAGCAGACTTCAATCTAGTTTGTAAACTCCATTGTATTTTTCTAATTATGTTGTAATTCTTGTTTAAAATTATTGTAATTCTAAAAAGCTACAATTGGGTTCCAGCTCTGAAAGACAATGACATTTGAAACTGACAGCTATTTACCTCGAAGTGTTTAAGTGAGGGCACTTAACCTTGTGTTGCACAGAATCTGGCGAGAGTTACAAATGCGAGAGATGTGGAAAGGTATTTGCCTACAAATACTACAGagacaaacatttgaaatacactCGCTGCGTAGATcaaggagacagaaaatatccttgCCATCTTTGCAACCGATCGTTTGAAAAGAGAGACAGACTGAGGATCCATATTCTTCATGTCCATGAGAAACACAGACCTCACAAGGTAAGGATtgcatctgttttgttttgttgtgttttgttccCCCCTCCAAGTTTTCATCTCATACTCTGAGTGATGGTTCCTGTATGAAATCTAGGAGCAAAACCAAGGAATTGTCGTAAACTTCTCCATCCCAAATGACAGTTGTAAATTACAATCCCTCTGGGATGCTTAAATGCTGACATTTAAAGAACATGTACACCTTGAAAGCATATCACCTGCTGGTACAATTCATACCACACCATGAAAGTACCTGCAGCTTTCCACGGGGCTCCCATTACAATGTGAACTCACCCAATGCCCGGTTTGAAATGGTTTGAAATGGACACGATCTGAAAGCGAAGTCAATGTCTTCCCAGTAAGACAAGCGGGAGGTGCATTTGGAGAGGACGAGACAAGGAAAATTCTGAACGGTGATTTTAGGTACCATGGCATGGAGATTTATTGATGAGTATAAAACATTTCACACTGTTAACATATAGAGCCCATGACGGTCAGAGTCTGAGGAAAGGTAGGACAAGGCTGGCTTTGAATAGCATCCATCCTGTTATGGgaagactgggggggggagggaggtttcgTTGTATTTAATTTATAACCACGTATCCCTTTAAGGGTTACCAGGTTGTAAGCTGTTTTGCTGCATTTCTCTCTGAATTCCCAGCTCTATTCCTCTAAAACCGCCCCTCTTGAGCAGAAGGGAGTTAAAAGTTTGATCTGGCACGGGCAGCTCTGAATCAAAACAATCTAGCAAGGCCGGTGCCGCTGGCTAGCCCGGGAGGGAGGAGGCTGCAGCCACAGCGAGAACTCCTGCAGCTCCGAAAGCCACAGGACAATGTTAACAGGAGTTCAGGGGTTTCTTTCTCTATGAGGCTGAGAGTTTTTCCCTTGCTGATTATATTTGTCCCAGTTAGCAAAGTCTGAGGGCTCAGGTTAGCGAGAGTGTCCGGCAGTTCACTTTCATTCCTACATTATCCTAAACCGTCATGGTGTAGTGGTTGTCTGAACTGTTGTCATGGGATATATCATAAGGTTAATTATTTGTCTGTTTGGAGGCTGCGAGCAAGCAGCATGGAGGATTGCAGAGATGATCCTATCAGGAAACGGTCCATCCTCCTTTAGGAGAACGATAGCACCTATCTGTATCAACTCAGACAATTACACTTCCTGACTTCCCACGATTGCTACGTGTTTGTATCCCATGAGACTCTAGCTGGAGCTTTGGGACTCTGCTTTCTCCTCATTTTAGCTAGATACTTGAAACAGGAAGGTGGCAACGGTTTAAATCTAAATATCTAGAATATTCTGTTATGGGAGCAAATCTGTGTTGTGATATTTGGCTAGTCTCCACCAAATACCCTTCTGTAGCCATAGGCTTCTCTCAGATGCATTGGCAATGTAAAAACAAGGAATTTTCATAACTGCTCGGTCAGGATAACCTTCCGAATTTTGATGTGACACAACAGAATGATGTGTAATATTTCAACATCTCACTTTCATATGAGCTGAAACATCATCCTGACTATTTTATAGTTCCTCCTGAAATAAAGTGAACTTCCAGTGAAGTTTGTTCTAGCTAGATCAACAATATTTCAATGTAATAACAGTAATAGTATCACACTGATTTAGAAATAGGGATAAGAGATTTAGATTAAAATGTGAGTTTATTAAATAAGAGTTTTGGAATGTTGTGTCATacggttttctttctttctttctttctttctttctttctttctttctttctttctttctttctttctttctttctttctttctttcttttgtatgCAATTCACATAAAATGTCTAAACAGAAATGTCTTTCTTTCTGTTTAGACATTTAATGTGAATTGCAtaagaagaaaaatattgcaaGCCAAAATCAGCAGAAGGAAAAATCCATTGTGCATAGACTTTACATTCAGTTAAGTCAGAGAATGTTTTTAATGCAAAATGAGACCATATATGGTTTAaaatttctaatttatttttaaaaattactctgGTCATCACCAGTCCTGGCTGAGTTTATTTAATATTATGGATGAGAATTTCACTCAGGCAAATCATAACTGAAAATTACAATTCATGTTGAAGTCCATGCCAGTTTTTCAGTACATTTCAATAAGCTTTGAACACGGGCAGCTACAGAAGATGCCCCACATTATTCAGATTATTACTTATTTTGTTAAAAGGAAGGCAGTGATCTTTCAGTTTACCTATGTGGGTGGGAATTCTGAAGACTGAATGCTCTTAGGATTGAGCCTTGGATAATATAATGAAATTTatgaacactttttttaaaatataaaaatagtgttttttcaaaaatgaaaaattaaaaatatattttttatttcgtTGTGGTTTCCTTTAATGATAATATTTATTACCCCATTACCATTATTGAAATGGTGGCAGAAAAATGTTCACTTACCAAAAACACAGGTTTTGGCAAACAAGAAATGTCTataatatttttgattaaaatttaattttaaaaaaattgaccaTTTTTGGAAAAATGTAAAATGGGTCAATTTTTAACCCCACAAAGTGGAAACAACTTGGAAATTGCCCAtgcttttacatttgtttttgaccagctctaataaataTACATTAAAACGTTTTGCCACTTATGAGTTAAATTGATTATATTTGTTAGatttataagtgtgtgtgtgtgtatatgtgtgtgtgtgtatatacacacacacacacctctctatCATTTTCACCAGTTATTGGCTTGTACTCTGACAGGAAATTCTTAGCTCTTGTGTGTCTGTGTTAACTTTGTTTTCCCTCTAGTGCTCAGTATGTGGGAAGAGTTTTTCTCAGTCCTCCAGCCTGAACAAACACATGAGGGTGCACTCCGGAGAGCGGCCCTACAAATGTGTGTATTGTAACAAGGTAAAGGAAAATCAAATCCTCTTAAGAGCTTGCTTTCTCCCATAGCTTACCTGTAGATTTTCAATACTCCACAGTGTGACCGGGTGCTTTTCTTTGTAGTTCTTTTTAATTATGTTTTCTATGTCAGGTACTATGAGCCTCTTTTTATAGGTTTTTCAAACTACCCAAAGAAATGAATCCACAAATTGGCTAAAATTATGACTTTGTTTACTTAATGagaactgcatttaaaaaagaaagtggaATGGTGTGGGAAGGATGGTCCTCTGGCTCGGGCCTCTTGAGAATGGGTTCAGTTCCCACTTCATCtaccttgtgcctcagttctccatctgcaaaatggagttaGTAATAGATCTTACCTCACAGGGGGAGGTATGAGGATGAAATCTATCAATGCTTGCGAGGGGCTGAGATACTATGGTGGATATCTAGATAGAAACATATGGTTTGAACCACTTCATGGGTCCTTATTGGCTCCCCTTCAGCATCAAGTAGTCCTTGAGCTTATTAGCACAACTTGATGAGTAAGATGCTCTTGGTCTGcttcatgggcctgatcctgcaactccAATTCATATGAATAATACctacattgaagtcagtagggctATATGTGAGTAACAATTACTCACATGATTTAAGTTTTGTATGAGGCATCTGTACACAGGCAGTTCTTTGAAAGAGCCAGTTAGAAAACATATGATGCATAGCTTTGTTTAAAAACCTCAGCTTCTAATACTGCTCCCGCTAATAATCTAACCACTTCCTTCCATGCCTTCCATGGCATCTCCCACCAAtacagtgctgtccacaccagtgcttctgtcagtgtaacttacgtcactcgtggtgtgtttttttctcacccctgagcaatataagttacaccgacaaaagtggtagtgtagacatagccctagtcTGATCTGCCAACAAGAGACTCCCTGGGACTCCTTTTGGGACTGCCAGAGCTCAGTGCTGAAAGAAGTCCAACGCTACACAGAAGGATCTATTCTCTCACTCTGGTAGAAGCCCTGCCACCTATACTCATGACCAGCAAACTGAGGATGAAATTTCACTTCACTCAAGAGGTTGGGGTGCCAATGTCTGGGAGAGCAAAACACAGACAAAAGGAGTTTTGTAGCTGCAGCAGGAGACAGTCAGACCTCTGCACCTGTTGGCAACAATTTGTATACAAAAGTAACTTCTCATTAAAAGCATATCAAGCATTTCAGCTGAGACTTCTGCATTGACTGTAAACCACTGACAGGACAGACTGTCCCCGCGCATCCTGAGTCTTAGCAATGTTCATGTAACAGCTACCTTTCAACGCAGACCCAGTTCTGCACAGATCACTAGTTCTCATATTGTAGGATGCAGTTCTTCCATGGAGCTACCGGTAGATTTCTGAGGCGGTGCAAGTCTCTCTTTGTAATTCTCTACCATTCCAGAACATTAGTTGCTCCTCCTAAACACTCATAATTTCTCTTGCCTCCCCTAACCTACTACTACTGCTCCAAAGTAACCTTGCTTTTTCTGGCTCAGCCGGTGCAGCTGcagccttcatagaatcatagaatatcagggttggaagggacctcaggaggtcatctagtccaaccccctgctcaaagcaggaccaacaccaactaaatcatcccagctagggctttgtcaagccggggcttaaaaaccgctaaggggatggagattccacagcctccctaggtaacccattccagtgcttcaccaccctcctagtgaaatagtgacaggtttcagaggaacagccgagttagtctctaaggtgccacaagtcctccttttcttctagtgaaatagtgtttcctaatatccaacctagacctcccctgctgcagacGAGGAAAGTGAGGCATGGAGAAATTCAGTAACTTGCTCAAGGTGACAGTTGAAGCCTATGGCAGAGACTGAGGCAGAATTGAGGTTACCTGACACCCAGTCCTGTTCCTTTACAACAAGacccttcctcctttctctttatGATATATACCCCCAAGTTCCTTTGCACTCTGAGTATCAAATCAAATGATCTAGAGGTGCAGCTCTGCTTGGAAAGCAATGGCTGTTGGTGGTTAGGTGAAGAAGGGATTTGTGGGTAATGCAGCTACACCGATTTATAGCACCTGAGGAGATAGCCAATATTTTTCTTGTGGGTGGGTGAAAGGGTAGTTATTTGTTATGTTCAATTGATTCTGCTGGTCTGTTAGAAGTGCTCCCCCGCTGTCAGTTGCTTGTCCACATGCCCTGTTTGGATGCGTGAGGCACTATTTGCTGTATGTTAAGGAGGACAACTAAGATCTCATTCGAGCAGAAAACAGCAATGTTGCCTTTTCCCACCAACTTCCATGAAGAATAGTGGTTGGGTGGGACAATGTGTAAATATGCTGAAGGCATGTTCCGTGAGTACGGAGAGAGAGCAGGGTTGGGAGCTGTTTCCTTCAAGGAAAGGAGTAAGGAATGTTGGGTGGTGGAGAAGGAACAAAATTAATTTGcctaagaaaaaaaagagaaaaatgagcCCCCTTCGTTCTAGTCTGCTGAATTCCGACCCTGGATATGTGAGTACCAAAAAGGCAGCGTTAGTTGTGGTAACACaatcatttctttccttttatgaatttAAATGATTCCCTTTACAGAAATACAAACTAGATTTCTTTTCTGTGGGTTACGTTCTTGAAAACAAATACTGGAACAAGAGAACTGGGGTAAAAACCCCCAGTGTCTAATAAATACACAGCTAATTAAAGACATTATTGACCTGACCCAGCCTCCTTTGACACATGGAAAATACATGCTGGTGTCTTCCGGTCAGAAATGTTTTCATTGTAACTGGTGAGCCGGATTTTCCTCCCACACAAGCGTAAGGAGTCCACTGACTTTTGGTGGCATTAGCTCTGACGTATGCTCACTGGGGTAGGGGACATGGGAATCAGCCCCTGAGAGTCCTGCTTCTATGGCTTCATTTCTGAATGAGCAGAATAATCTAAGGGCTGTTCCAGCAATGGAGATTCTGTTGCCCTTCTGATGGGGAACAGATTGACTGATGCTTCAGTATAATGCTAACCTTCCTATGTATGTCTtcagtgctgggcaggggtggagccttTAGGAGATTGTTTTCTAGACAATTGTCTAACCGCTTTTAAActcttttctccccccctccatgCCGACCTCCTCATCAGGCATTCACAGCCTCCAGCATCCTGCGCACTCACATCCGCCAGCACTCGGGAGAGAAGCCCTTCAAGTGTAGACACTGCGGCAAAGCCTTTGCCTCCCATGCGGCTCACGACAGCCACGTGCGGCGCACACACAGCAAGGACAAAGGCTGCACTTGTGCTGTGTGCGGCAAGAACTTCCTGGAGCAGGAGGAATTCCGATTCCATATGAAGTTCCACGCTGCTCTTTAGCCAGCAGTCCTGCGTTTGGAGCTGCACGTAGCTGTGTTTGGTGTGTATGTTTCAGaagatgaaattcatccttgtgcTGGAGACGAGCCCTGGGCCTAGGCATCATTCACATCCCCTCATGGATGGCTTGAGTGGTGCCTTGGCCTTGTGCTGGGACCCCCACAGGGGTGCATGTCCCCTCAGATAAATGTCTCTTATGTGAGTGTCACCATGAATGTTTTTGTGCTTCCAATGTGATGTCTCCATGGACTGTCCAGAATGATGTGCAGAAACTCCTTTGGCTGTGTTGTTATGAGGTGCATTTTGTAAAACAGTGTAGTCCATGTTTACTTTTGGGGCTCCACCCCAGTGCTGAAGCTTATTTTCCCCTATTAGCTGGTTATTATTTTATGAAGTGTATAGTTCCGGCCATTTTAATACACGTTTAAGGCACAAGTCTATTTTTGTGAATGAATGTGAGCTGGCTGTGATGTGTATTGCATGTTCAAGTAGGGCATGTGTTTCTGGCCATTTAGTTCCATATCCAGTGGCATATTGGCTGAGAAAAACACTGGGGACATCCTATTGGGGCTAGACCATTCCATGTAGGGGCAGAGTGGAGCCCACATACCCCAGTGGGAGCAGTAGGATGCAATCTGCTTCAGGAAGGTAGAGCCCAAACATGTAAAGGGTGTGTGCTTGGTACGAAATAGTTGTGGGTTAGAGCACtgtggccacccagctctgctggccacccagctctgtggCCACCCAACCCTGCAGGCTGGGGATGGAGCTATGGTTCTGCCTCCTTTCCATCTCATTAGGGGAGTAGAGTGGAAGCAGGCCCCTAGCTTCCCAGATTATGGGGGCTGCAATTCTGTTGGCTCTTCTATGAGTCAGTCATATAACTAGGAAAAGGCTGCATACAGCCTCTGCTTTGTGCAGACAggtagggcatgtctacacagcaactagacacccacagGCCGACTCCTggggggctgtttcattgctgtgtagagtTTTGGTCTTGGgttggagcccgagctctgggaacctcTCATCTTGCAGAGCCTTGAAGTCTAACCAGCAATGGAACAGGCCTGCAGCCCGACCCCTGCAAGCTCGAGTCATccggcacaggccagctgcgacTTTTTCTTTGCGGTGTAGATATACCCAGAAGGGCCAGGCACAGTCTGGCTGCAATTCTTTTATGGGAGTACTTTTCCCTTGTCTGTATGGCATAGAAATATTCTAGTGCATCAGACCATGTCAAGGCAGGTAGCATCTGTGAAAGTCTTTACCTCTCGTGCTGTTCTGTATAGGGATCACTTGGATCCTGACACTGAAATCTGTATCCTTTTATACTTTCTCATAATGCTTACTGCATTATTATTATGGTGCTGCTATTGGgtgcttggttttgtttttttagtgtaATTCAGGTAAAACAGAGTTTATAAAAACCCAATTCTGCTACTTTAGCAGAGTCCCCATCTCCATTATGGCAACGGGCATATTGGTCTAAATATAAGCTCTGAAGTACATGATGGGCCTAGGAATTCTTGATGATGTTAGTTTTGAGATATATGCACTGAGGGTCAAATCCCACAAACTCTCTGCTTGCAGGATTCACACTGGAGTAAATGGGAGTTCCACATCCTGAGTGAAGACCTGATCCTCCATTTCCTATTGAGGTTTCTTCAATCCGTCATTGATTTTTCTTAAGCAAAATTGAAGCCTTTGTTTCTATAACTCTAAATGACCTCCAggggagctgttgggtgctgtTAAAAAGCCCACTTATTTCAGCAGCTAAGTATCGATTTAGGATATTTATTTCAggctcctgtttttgaaaatcttggccttgtgtgtgtgtgtgtgtttcttttattCCTTTTCATCCATCTTGAAACTAAAGAAGGGCCCAAACTAAAACCCGAGATCTTTTCCCTTACTACTTCTTAGGTGTGTTGCAAATCTGACCCTGGATCCTGATTTGAGTTTTACCAATGGCCTGTTTTATAGCAGACTGAACCAATCACTCTTGATTAAAAAGTTAGATTCCAAACTTTGGAGAGTCCAAAATCCAGATTATGCAGCCACATAAAGTGAAATCCAAAGTcctaacagaattttttttctctcttaaacACACAGGGTGAAATCCAATCTGGTGTAGAGGCTCAGCAAAAGGCGTATGCACTAAGTATGTCCTGCTTGAAGTTGGGGTGGGGACACCTAATTGGTGCAGCGGCCTTGGGGTAGCCCTTTGCACCAGtatgaatttcacccagagattACCTGTGACTGGGGAGCTGTGAttctttcttttactttttaaagaaaaacaaagagaatTGAAACATCTGTTTAAAAACCTCTTCCCAGCCCAGTAAGGATTTACATGGACTTTACACACAAATAATGGAGAAAGATGGATCACATTTTGAGCCTACAaaccttgacagtgtccttttaaatatGTCACAGAGCTAGAAAAATGTTGCTTGCATGTTTCATTACACTAGCCAAATAATATGTATATACTGATTTGCACTAATATTTCTATTTATTGTTGCACACTCATGGGTTTTCATGGATAAAAATCTTGCAAGGAATATTTATAAAATGATTTAattgtaaatgaaatatttaggtTCAGCATTAGTTAATATGTAGGCAATATAGGCAATAAAGTATATATGTGTAGGGGAAAGTGGatgaaggttttgtttgttttggaataTTTTGCACATATTTTGGTACCAAAGAGTCTTATAGCATAGAAAGGACATGTTAACAGTCTGAATTTCTAAGTGCTGAACTGATGAAATTCCCTCCCATGCAGACAGCCAGCACGGAGCTCATACATTACTCAAGTCATGCTGAAGTATAGTTAGGGGGCTTATATGGGACTTCatttgctggccctctgcatagaGGTGATTTTCACCCTTGTAGAGAATTCCCATTCAGAAAAATGGGAGTTTGGTGTGTGAAGACCTTGTTGGTTCAGGCCCTTAATTAACTCAGGATTCTATGAAATCATCAGCTACCTCAACAAGGAACCAAATGTGTCTGACTTACTAAGAATTAACTAGAAGTGCTGTGAAATGCATACAGATGGTTTCCCAAATAGGTAACGCTCCTCATTGCACATATGTGAGGATTATTTATGGAACTGTGGTGCCACATTGTTTGTAGTCCTTTAGTTATATGTACTTGCCTCTGGTAGAAAGTTACACTTGGTACGAAAACACAAGCCGTGGTTTTGAAACTCTGTGTGAGGGGTTTCACGTTTGCTTCTGATTGTAGGTATCCTGTTTGTTATATTGCATTTTGAGCCTGTAAATCTTCGTGTTTATGTTAATTGTTAAGAATGCTACTGTGAGATTAATGCAGAAGGCACTCAAACAAAATAAATGCTATGAATTTAATAAATTCTGGCTTTTAGGAGAGGGCTGGAGAGTTTTTCTGGTCGATTGGTTCTACAcgtatttacattttaaatcctGATACAGAAATGTAAAATGAAGCAATTGACATCTTGGCAAACTCAGCGAAATGCATCTTGAGTGTAAATCACACATCCCCTAAATACAGCTGGAGCAACTGGTCTCTGTGCTGGGAATTAAGGGCTGGCTTGATggcagttgacttcagtgggaggtgaGGCTGCCCAGTGCTTTCCAGGAATGGGCCTAAATGGATATGCATGAGTTCTGGCCTCTGAATCATGGATCCAGCTCACTCCCACTTGTGAATAATGCAATGATCCCTGGCTTATGCCAGTAAAAGCCTTTTGCCATGCCAAATATAAACGTGTGGAGAATCCCAATTCTACCTGCAATTCCCATCACACAGCACCTGAAATGTGACCGTCTCTGGGATGGAGGGTGGCAACCGATCAGCACACTACACAacagtggagaaaggaaataaagcCGCGTGACTCTGCAGAAGACAGCAAACATGAAAGCAGCTTGAATTGCTCCCTGAGTCTGAGGGTGGGCCAGTGCTGTTAGTTCTTAGTCTCTGCCAGGGGAAATGTAACGATTGTCAAAGTAAGCATATGCACGTGCCTTGGGGTTCCTGCAGCATAAAGCAGGAGAAAGATGAGGCTTATATTAAGGAATGCTCCTTTGACCTTCTGTAGTCTATGGATGTCCTGTTTGTGGCCAGTGTGCTAATGCTTCCTTCTAGAGGATTTAAATTGTAGAAGAATGTTTGCCCCTTCTGTTAAAATGCTGCCAGGAGCCTGGCAAATGAATAGCCCCAGACGGCTCAGCTGCGAACTGGATTTCATGTCCAcgtattgggggtggggaggttgtgCTCAGGGAGGGGTGCGCTGCACTTTTTCATC includes:
- the PRDM14 gene encoding PR domain zinc finger protein 14; the protein is MALLLAGDPASKDQAYAGETLRTSPGDIAAYYPPLPPPAQYLEALGRPPDLFHPLKSLGRLLATSPPLAPFGFATIPAFLTRPSALQGEPLYSTPPLGSKRPAPAPWPSSGQASPRSSRAPPAGPPELPSQPGELFPGPARKGRAAAASRPSAQAEPCRPYGFSQEDLRAVLYGAVRGAPHAASGLRVPAASPGDAESHAPLLDRESLQLPEGLSVLQTLHGELLQLGVFCNHLIPRGVRFGPFQGKVVNTSEIKIYDDNSLMWEIFEDGRLSHFIDGKGASGNWMSLVNCARFPEEQNLTAIQCQGHIFYESCKEILPNQELLVWYGDCYLQFLGIPISLKGAAEGKGPQQQPEESGESYKCERCGKVFAYKYYRDKHLKYTRCVDQGDRKYPCHLCNRSFEKRDRLRIHILHVHEKHRPHKCSVCGKSFSQSSSLNKHMRVHSGERPYKCVYCNKAFTASSILRTHIRQHSGEKPFKCRHCGKAFASHAAHDSHVRRTHSKDKGCTCAVCGKNFLEQEEFRFHMKFHAAL